A genomic window from Pseudomonas alcaligenes includes:
- a CDS encoding sulfate ABC transporter substrate-binding protein: MKRLLPLSLLAAGFALATSAQAATLLNVSYDVMRDFYKDYNAAFQKHWQAEGGQPLQIQMSHGGSSKQARAVIDGLAADVITMNMATDINALADHGGLVPRDWAARLPDNSAPFTSATVFIVRKGNPKALQDWPDLLKDGVQVVVPNPKTSGNGRYTYLSAWGYVLQNGGDEGKARDFVGKLFKQAPVLDTGGRAATTTFIQNQIGDVLVTFENEAEMIAREFGRGSFEVVYPTVSAEAEPPVAVVDKVVDKKGTRAEAEAYLKYLWSEQGQRIAANNYLRPRNEKILAEFADRFPKVTFFNVNQTFGDWPSIQKTHFNDGGVFDQIYTAQ; the protein is encoded by the coding sequence ATGAAACGCCTACTGCCCCTTTCCCTGCTGGCCGCCGGCTTCGCCCTGGCCACTTCCGCCCAGGCGGCGACCCTGCTCAACGTCTCCTACGACGTGATGCGCGACTTCTACAAGGACTACAACGCCGCCTTCCAGAAGCACTGGCAGGCCGAAGGCGGCCAGCCGCTGCAGATCCAGATGTCCCACGGCGGTTCGAGCAAGCAGGCGCGGGCGGTGATCGACGGCCTGGCCGCCGATGTGATCACCATGAACATGGCCACCGACATCAACGCCCTCGCCGACCACGGCGGCCTGGTACCGCGGGACTGGGCCGCGCGTCTGCCGGACAACAGCGCGCCCTTCACCTCCGCCACCGTGTTCATCGTGCGCAAGGGCAACCCCAAGGCCCTGCAGGATTGGCCGGACCTGCTCAAGGACGGCGTGCAGGTGGTGGTTCCCAACCCCAAGACCTCGGGCAACGGTCGCTACACCTACCTCTCCGCCTGGGGCTACGTGCTGCAGAACGGCGGTGACGAGGGCAAGGCCCGCGACTTCGTCGGCAAGCTGTTCAAGCAGGCGCCGGTGCTGGATACCGGCGGCCGCGCCGCCACCACCACCTTCATCCAGAACCAGATCGGCGACGTGCTGGTGACCTTCGAGAACGAGGCCGAGATGATCGCCCGCGAGTTCGGCCGCGGCAGCTTCGAAGTGGTCTATCCGACAGTTTCCGCCGAAGCCGAGCCGCCGGTGGCGGTGGTCGACAAGGTGGTGGACAAGAAGGGCACCCGCGCCGAGGCCGAGGCCTACCTGAAGTACCTATGGTCGGAGCAGGGCCAGCGCATCGCCGCCAACAACTACCTGCGCCCGCGCAACGAGAAGATCCTCGCCGAGTTCGCCGACCGCTTCCCCAAGGTCACCTTCTTCAACGTGAACCAGACCTTCGGTGACTGGCCGAGCATCCAGAAGACCCACTTCAACGATGGCGGCGTGTTCGACCAGATCTACACCGCGCAGTGA
- a CDS encoding helix-turn-helix domain-containing protein, translating into MNTANHPVGALLRQWRQRRRLSQLDLACEADISTRHLSFVETGRALPSREMLLHLAEQLEIPLRERNRLLSAAGYAPLYSQHTLDDPALAAARAAIEQLLKAHEPYPALTIDRQWNLLAANAAVAPFLAGVPAELLGPPLNVLRISLHPDGLAPRILNLAQWRAYLLMRLQHDIDISGDPQLVALQEELLSYPAPAEKAEPTPASVLMPLQFRTEHGVLSLISTTTVFGTPNDVTLAELALETFFPADESSAAYLRQLAASSPG; encoded by the coding sequence ATGAACACAGCCAATCACCCCGTCGGCGCCCTGTTGCGCCAGTGGCGCCAGCGTCGCCGCCTGAGCCAGCTCGACCTGGCCTGCGAGGCGGACATCTCCACCCGCCACCTGAGCTTCGTCGAGACCGGCCGCGCCTTGCCCAGCCGCGAGATGCTGCTGCACCTGGCCGAGCAGCTGGAAATTCCGCTGCGCGAGCGCAACCGCCTGCTCAGCGCCGCCGGCTACGCGCCGCTGTACAGCCAGCACACGCTGGACGACCCGGCCCTGGCCGCCGCCCGCGCCGCCATCGAGCAGCTGCTCAAGGCCCACGAGCCCTACCCGGCGCTGACCATCGACCGCCAGTGGAACCTGCTGGCGGCCAACGCCGCGGTGGCGCCCTTCCTCGCCGGCGTGCCGGCCGAGCTGCTCGGCCCGCCGCTCAACGTGCTGCGCATTTCCCTGCACCCGGACGGCCTGGCGCCACGCATCCTCAACCTGGCGCAGTGGCGCGCCTACCTGCTGATGCGCCTGCAGCACGACATCGACATCAGCGGCGACCCGCAGCTGGTGGCGCTGCAGGAGGAGCTGCTGAGCTATCCCGCGCCGGCCGAGAAGGCCGAGCCAACGCCTGCGAGCGTGCTGATGCCGTTGCAGTTCCGCACCGAGCACGGCGTGCTCAGCCTGATCAGCACCACCACGGTGTTCGGCACGCCCAACGACGTGACCCTGGCCGAGCTGGCGCTGGAAACCTTCTTCCCGGCCGACGAGAGCAGTGCCGCGTATCTGCGCCAGCTGGCCGCTTCGTCGCCCGGCTGA
- a CDS encoding LysE family transporter: MLELVSVITITLLAVISPGADFAMVSRNSMFLSRRAGLLTALGISLGVLVHVTYSMLGIGLLISQSILLFNLVKFAGAAYLIWLGIGMLRSRKLDPQQVVAAPQLSDWQALRVGFLTNALNPKTTLFVVALFTQVISPDTATLTQLGYGLFMAVAHLFWFALVAYGLSSEAARGFVARSRHLIERAIGGVLVALGLGLAASSLQRS, encoded by the coding sequence ATGCTCGAACTCGTCTCGGTCATCACCATCACCCTGCTCGCCGTGATCAGCCCCGGCGCCGACTTCGCCATGGTCAGCCGCAACAGCATGTTCCTCTCGCGCCGCGCCGGCCTGCTCACGGCGCTGGGCATCAGCCTCGGCGTGCTGGTGCACGTGACCTACTCGATGCTCGGCATCGGCCTGCTGATCTCGCAGTCGATCCTGCTGTTCAACCTGGTCAAGTTCGCCGGCGCCGCCTACCTGATCTGGCTCGGCATCGGCATGCTGCGCAGCCGCAAGCTTGATCCGCAGCAGGTGGTCGCCGCGCCGCAGCTGAGCGACTGGCAGGCGCTGCGCGTGGGCTTCCTGACCAACGCGCTGAACCCCAAGACCACGCTGTTCGTGGTCGCCCTGTTCACCCAGGTGATCAGCCCGGACACCGCCACCCTGACCCAGCTCGGCTACGGCCTGTTCATGGCCGTCGCGCACCTGTTCTGGTTCGCCCTGGTGGCCTACGGCCTGTCCTCGGAGGCGGCGCGCGGCTTCGTTGCCCGCAGCCGGCACCTGATCGAGCGCGCCATCGGCGGCGTGCTCGTGGCCCTGGGGTTGGGTCTGGCCGCCTCGTCGCTGCAGCGCAGCTAA
- a CDS encoding ABC transporter ATP-binding protein, translating into MSALLELRGIRKAFAGQRVLDDIDLSLAPGEIVSLLGPSGCGKSTLLRIAAGLDQDFTGGLAHNPLLDFGGGTGIGVVFQEPRLMPWLNVAQNVGFAAGRGADAEWIEQLLEDVGLAGQGGKLPKQLSGGMAQRVAIARGLYQRPQVLLLDEPFSAVDAFTRMKLQDLVVGLADRYGIALLLVTHDLDEAFYLSDRVLILGGSPSRIQRELAVPLPHPRDRRSAELAYLRGEALTELTL; encoded by the coding sequence ATGAGCGCATTGCTGGAGCTACGTGGCATCCGCAAGGCCTTCGCCGGCCAGCGCGTGCTGGACGATATCGACCTGAGCCTGGCACCGGGCGAAATCGTCAGCCTGCTTGGCCCCAGTGGCTGCGGCAAGAGCACCCTGCTGCGCATCGCCGCCGGTCTCGACCAGGATTTCACCGGCGGCCTGGCGCATAACCCGTTGCTGGATTTCGGTGGTGGCACGGGTATCGGCGTGGTGTTTCAGGAGCCACGCCTGATGCCCTGGCTGAACGTGGCGCAGAACGTCGGCTTCGCCGCCGGTCGTGGCGCAGACGCCGAGTGGATCGAGCAACTGCTGGAGGATGTCGGCCTGGCCGGCCAGGGCGGCAAGCTGCCCAAGCAGCTCTCCGGCGGCATGGCCCAGCGCGTGGCCATCGCCCGCGGCCTGTACCAGCGCCCGCAGGTGCTGTTGCTGGACGAGCCGTTCAGCGCGGTGGACGCCTTCACCCGCATGAAGCTGCAGGACCTGGTGGTGGGCCTGGCCGATCGCTACGGCATCGCCCTGCTGCTGGTCACCCACGATCTCGACGAGGCCTTCTATCTCAGCGACCGCGTGCTGATCCTCGGCGGCAGCCCCAGCCGTATCCAGCGCGAGCTGGCGGTGCCGCTGCCCCACCCGCGCGACCGTCGCTCGGCCGAGCTGGCCTACCTGCGTGGCGAGGCGCTGACCGAGCTGACGCTGTAA
- a CDS encoding ABC transporter permease, with protein sequence MPASSLLGVRVGSEAAPIVRRPWLDHWRGLALPLALLVLLEALVRLDWIPEHQLPAPSQVGQTLWWLAAGGELWGHIGVSLARVAAGFAIGAALAVLIGAWVGLSRRAESYLEPTFQALRAIPSLAWVPLLLLWLGIDETPKVVLIALGAFFPVYLALLAGIRNVDRKLVEVGRLHRLSGVELTRRILLPAALPSLFTGLRGALSLSWMFLVAAELIAATQGLGYLLSDGRETSRPDLVIAAILLLAVLGKLSDGLLKRLETRALHWRDSFVGGEG encoded by the coding sequence ATGCCCGCGAGTAGCCTGCTCGGCGTGCGCGTCGGCAGCGAGGCCGCGCCGATCGTCCGGCGCCCATGGCTGGACCACTGGCGCGGACTGGCGCTGCCGCTGGCGTTGCTGGTGCTGCTGGAGGCACTGGTGCGCCTGGACTGGATACCGGAACACCAGCTGCCGGCGCCCAGCCAGGTCGGCCAGACCCTCTGGTGGCTGGCCGCCGGCGGTGAGCTGTGGGGGCATATCGGCGTCAGCCTGGCGCGGGTTGCCGCCGGCTTCGCCATCGGCGCGGCGCTGGCCGTGCTGATCGGTGCCTGGGTCGGCCTCAGCCGGCGCGCCGAGAGCTACCTGGAGCCGACCTTCCAGGCCCTGCGCGCCATCCCCAGCCTGGCCTGGGTGCCCTTGCTGCTGCTGTGGCTGGGCATCGACGAGACGCCCAAGGTGGTGCTGATCGCCCTCGGCGCCTTCTTCCCGGTCTACCTGGCCTTGCTCGCCGGCATCCGCAATGTCGACCGCAAGCTGGTCGAGGTGGGCCGCCTGCATCGCCTGTCCGGCGTCGAGCTGACCCGGCGCATCCTCCTGCCGGCGGCGCTGCCGAGCCTGTTCACCGGCCTGCGCGGGGCGCTCAGCCTGAGCTGGATGTTCCTCGTTGCCGCCGAACTGATCGCCGCCACCCAGGGCCTTGGCTACCTGCTCAGCGATGGCCGCGAGACTTCGCGACCGGACCTGGTGATCGCCGCCATCCTCCTGCTGGCCGTGCTCGGCAAGCTCAGCGACGGCCTGCTCAAACGGCTGGAGACCCGCGCGCTGCACTGGCGCGACAGCTTCGTCGGCGGGGAGGGCTGA
- a CDS encoding aliphatic sulfonate ABC transporter substrate-binding protein — MKSFKPRHLLAALLAATLPLGTQAAAPKEVRLDYAYYAPTSLVLKDQGILEKRLAADGIAVKWVFSQGSNRSLEYLNGGSIDFASTAGLAAVLSRANGSPVKTVYIASRPEWTALAVPKDSSIKSLADLKGKKIAATKGTDPYLFLLRSLNTAGLGKGDVEIVHLQHPDGRVALERGDVDAWSGLDPHLAASQLQAGSRLLYRNVEFNSYGVLNVSDSFLKEQPQLIGKVIAAYEEARQWTLAHPQQTAELLAREAKLPLEVAKLQLSRTDFSNPQPGAEHVAALKAAAPILLDEQLVRPGTDVAAVVDQLISPQLAAGVIGQPLAKTE; from the coding sequence ATGAAAAGCTTCAAACCCCGTCATCTGCTCGCCGCGCTGCTGGCCGCCACCCTGCCGCTGGGCACGCAGGCCGCCGCGCCCAAGGAAGTCCGTCTCGACTACGCCTACTACGCGCCGACCAGCCTGGTACTGAAGGACCAGGGCATTTTGGAAAAACGCCTGGCCGCCGATGGCATCGCCGTGAAGTGGGTGTTCAGCCAGGGCAGCAACCGTTCCCTCGAATACCTCAATGGCGGCAGCATCGACTTCGCCTCCACCGCCGGCCTGGCCGCCGTGCTCAGCCGTGCCAACGGCAGCCCGGTGAAGACCGTGTACATCGCCAGCCGTCCGGAATGGACCGCCCTGGCCGTGCCCAAGGACTCGTCGATCAAGAGCCTGGCCGACCTCAAGGGCAAGAAGATCGCCGCCACCAAGGGCACCGATCCCTACCTGTTCCTCCTGCGCAGCCTGAACACGGCCGGCCTGGGCAAGGGCGACGTGGAGATCGTCCACCTGCAGCACCCGGACGGCCGCGTGGCCCTGGAGCGCGGCGACGTGGACGCCTGGTCCGGCCTCGATCCGCACCTGGCCGCCAGCCAGCTGCAGGCCGGCTCGCGCCTGCTCTATCGCAATGTCGAGTTCAACAGCTACGGCGTGCTCAACGTCAGCGACAGCTTCCTCAAGGAGCAGCCGCAGCTGATCGGCAAGGTCATCGCCGCCTACGAAGAGGCGCGCCAGTGGACCCTCGCCCATCCGCAACAGACCGCCGAACTGCTGGCCAGGGAAGCCAAGCTGCCGCTGGAAGTGGCCAAGCTGCAACTGTCGCGTACCGACTTCAGCAACCCGCAGCCGGGTGCCGAGCACGTCGCCGCGCTGAAGGCCGCCGCACCGATCCTGCTCGACGAGCAGTTGGTGCGCCCGGGTACCGACGTGGCCGCGGTGGTCGACCAGCTGATCAGCCCGCAACTGGCCGCCGGCGTGATCGGCCAGCCGCTGGCCAAGACGGAGTAG
- a CDS encoding OprD family porin, translating into MNKSTLALAVALGVIAQQASAAGFIEDSKATLGLRNFYINQDTRNADANTQEEWGQGFQFNYSSGYTEGTVGFGVDALGLLGVKLDSGKGRHGNPDSSKYGGTVFPTDENGRAVDDFSSLGLTGKVRISKTEARIGTLQPKLPVVTFNDGRLLPQTFEGGQITSAEIDNLTLIGGQLEHAKGRNSSNTEGLSIGGANNAQSGQFSNKFYYAGADYKISKDLLAQYYYGNLEDFYQQHFLGLTHTWAIGPGALKSDLRYFHSDSDGANGSASGRADGYVSTGYYGNGVTKGEVDNDTWSALFTYSLGGHALSAGYQQVEGDSNFPFLNQGDGATAYLITDRQIGKFLSAGERTWLAEYAYDFSKVGVPGLKATITYLSGDNIDSATGEQKEWERDFRLDYVLQEGALKGLGVSWRNATLRGNTSAADQDENRLILSYSLPIL; encoded by the coding sequence ATGAACAAGTCCACCCTGGCCCTGGCCGTCGCCCTCGGCGTGATCGCCCAGCAGGCGTCCGCCGCCGGTTTCATCGAAGACAGCAAGGCCACCCTCGGCCTGCGCAATTTCTACATCAACCAGGACACCCGCAACGCGGACGCCAACACCCAGGAAGAATGGGGCCAGGGCTTCCAGTTCAACTACAGCTCCGGCTACACCGAAGGCACCGTCGGCTTCGGCGTCGACGCCCTCGGCCTGCTCGGCGTGAAGCTGGATTCCGGCAAGGGCCGCCACGGCAACCCGGATTCCAGCAAGTACGGCGGTACGGTGTTCCCCACCGACGAGAACGGCCGCGCGGTGGACGATTTCAGCAGCCTGGGCCTGACCGGCAAGGTGCGCATCTCCAAGACCGAGGCACGTATCGGCACCCTGCAGCCCAAGCTGCCGGTGGTCACCTTCAACGACGGTCGCCTGCTGCCGCAGACCTTCGAGGGCGGCCAGATCACCTCCGCCGAGATCGACAACCTGACCCTGATCGGTGGCCAGCTGGAACACGCCAAGGGGCGCAATTCGAGCAACACCGAGGGGCTCTCCATCGGCGGCGCCAACAATGCCCAGAGCGGCCAGTTCAGCAACAAGTTCTACTACGCCGGCGCCGACTACAAGATCAGCAAGGACCTGCTGGCGCAGTACTACTACGGCAACCTGGAAGACTTCTACCAGCAGCACTTCCTCGGCCTGACCCACACCTGGGCCATCGGCCCCGGCGCGCTGAAGTCCGACCTGCGCTACTTCCACAGCGACTCCGATGGCGCCAACGGCAGTGCCAGCGGCCGTGCCGATGGCTACGTCAGCACCGGCTACTACGGCAACGGCGTGACCAAGGGCGAGGTCGACAACGACACCTGGAGCGCCCTGTTCACCTACAGCCTCGGCGGCCATGCGTTGAGCGCCGGCTACCAGCAGGTCGAAGGCGACAGCAACTTCCCCTTCCTCAACCAGGGTGACGGCGCCACCGCCTATCTGATTACCGACCGCCAGATCGGCAAGTTCCTCTCCGCCGGCGAGCGCACCTGGCTGGCCGAGTACGCCTACGACTTCAGCAAGGTCGGCGTGCCGGGCCTGAAGGCCACCATCACCTACCTGTCCGGTGACAACATCGATTCGGCCACCGGCGAACAGAAGGAATGGGAGCGCGACTTCCGCCTCGACTACGTGCTGCAGGAGGGCGCGCTCAAGGGCCTCGGCGTCTCCTGGCGCAACGCCACCCTGCGCGGCAATACCAGCGCGGCGGACCAGGACGAGAACCGCCTGATCCTCAGCTACAGCCTGCCGATCCTCTGA
- a CDS encoding aliphatic sulfonate ABC transporter substrate-binding protein encodes MPRFPFSRRSLLGLGLSLGLLAALPAQAETQLRIGYQKSSTLISLLKSQGTLEQALADQDIRVSWHEFASGQPLLEALNVGNIDLSADVADTVPVFAQAAGAQLAYFARETPSPAAQAILVRDGSPLRNLADLKGKKVAVTKAAGAHYLLIAALAKANLKFSDIQPAYLTPADGRAAFENGKVDAWVIWEPFLSAAQRQLPTRTLEGSQGLASYQRYYLTSSRFAAEHPEVLQTVYHELAKAGDWLRANPAEAARILGPLWGNLDPAIVEQANGRRSYQVRPVEPDGLGEQQKIADAFFAEGLLPRAVDTRAVATWQPEAEDVQ; translated from the coding sequence ATGCCCCGCTTTCCCTTCTCCCGCCGCAGCCTGCTCGGCCTTGGCCTGAGCCTCGGCCTGCTCGCCGCCCTGCCCGCCCAGGCCGAAACCCAGCTGCGCATCGGCTACCAGAAATCCTCCACCCTGATCAGCCTGCTGAAGAGCCAGGGCACCCTGGAACAAGCCCTGGCCGACCAGGACATCCGCGTCAGCTGGCACGAGTTCGCCAGCGGCCAGCCGCTGCTCGAGGCGCTCAACGTCGGCAATATCGACCTGTCCGCCGATGTCGCCGACACCGTGCCGGTGTTCGCCCAGGCCGCCGGCGCGCAACTGGCCTACTTCGCCCGCGAAACGCCGTCGCCGGCTGCCCAGGCGATCCTGGTGCGCGACGGCTCGCCGCTGCGCAACCTGGCCGACCTCAAGGGCAAGAAAGTGGCGGTGACCAAGGCCGCCGGTGCCCATTACCTGCTGATCGCCGCCCTGGCCAAGGCCAACCTGAAGTTCAGCGACATCCAGCCGGCCTACCTGACCCCGGCCGACGGCCGCGCCGCCTTCGAGAACGGCAAGGTCGACGCCTGGGTGATCTGGGAACCCTTCCTCAGCGCCGCCCAGCGCCAGCTGCCGACCCGCACCCTGGAGGGCAGCCAGGGCCTGGCCAGCTACCAGCGCTACTACCTGACCAGCAGCCGCTTCGCCGCCGAACACCCCGAGGTGCTGCAGACCGTCTACCACGAGCTGGCCAAGGCCGGCGACTGGCTGCGCGCCAACCCGGCCGAGGCGGCGCGGATTCTCGGTCCGCTGTGGGGCAACCTCGACCCGGCCATCGTCGAGCAGGCCAACGGCCGGCGCAGCTACCAGGTGCGCCCGGTGGAGCCGGACGGTCTGGGCGAGCAACAGAAGATCGCCGATGCCTTCTTCGCCGAGGGCCTGCTGCCCAGGGCCGTCGACACCCGCGCCGTGGCCACCTGGCAGCCGGAGGCCGAAGATGTCCAGTGA
- a CDS encoding acyl-CoA dehydrogenase family protein: MSSEARHLHPQAEPLLDARLFPADFGNLTVKVERLARKLAESAVERDRRGGHARAERELIRDSGLLNLAIPQRFDGAERPWPEIYRIVRHLAAADSSLAHLFAFNHLQVATVLLHGSAEQQRHWLTRAARERWFWGNASNGRDLGLQLQAREEHFELNGRKSFCSGALGADALVVSAPRAGSATERVFLVLPAQREGLAINDDWDAFGQRQTDSGTVQFENVFVDHDELLLSGGQSPRSSLRVCVSQLILTQLYLGNAQAALDGALRYVREQARPWLGAGVETATEDPFIQKRFGELWLLYRGALLLAENAAERLQRAWDKPALGAAERGELALLIAEARVASARAALEISSQVFEAMGARASASRYGFDRFWRNVRVHSLHDPLDYKVRDIGQWLTRGVVPTPSLYS; encoded by the coding sequence ATGTCCAGTGAAGCCCGCCATCTGCACCCGCAGGCCGAGCCGCTGCTGGATGCGCGGCTGTTCCCCGCCGACTTCGGCAACCTCACCGTCAAGGTCGAGCGCCTGGCGCGCAAGCTGGCCGAGAGCGCGGTGGAACGCGACCGCCGTGGCGGCCATGCGCGTGCCGAGCGCGAGCTGATCCGCGACAGCGGCCTGCTGAACCTGGCCATCCCGCAGCGTTTCGATGGCGCGGAGCGGCCCTGGCCGGAGATCTACCGCATCGTCCGCCACCTGGCCGCCGCCGACAGTTCGCTGGCCCACCTGTTCGCCTTCAACCACCTGCAGGTGGCCACCGTCCTGCTGCACGGCAGCGCCGAGCAGCAGCGCCACTGGCTGACCCGCGCGGCGCGCGAGCGCTGGTTCTGGGGCAACGCCAGCAATGGCCGCGACCTCGGCCTGCAGCTGCAGGCGCGCGAGGAACACTTCGAGCTGAACGGGCGCAAGTCGTTCTGCTCCGGCGCCCTCGGTGCCGACGCACTGGTGGTCAGCGCGCCGCGCGCTGGCAGCGCCACGGAGCGGGTGTTCCTGGTGCTGCCGGCGCAGCGCGAGGGCCTGGCGATCAACGACGACTGGGATGCCTTCGGCCAGCGCCAGACCGACAGCGGCACGGTGCAGTTCGAGAATGTCTTCGTCGACCACGACGAGCTGCTGCTCTCCGGCGGCCAGAGCCCGCGCAGCAGCCTGCGGGTGTGCGTGTCGCAGCTGATCCTCACCCAGCTCTACCTGGGCAACGCCCAGGCCGCCCTGGACGGTGCCCTGCGCTACGTGCGCGAGCAGGCGCGGCCCTGGCTCGGCGCGGGAGTCGAGACGGCGACGGAAGATCCGTTCATCCAGAAACGCTTCGGCGAACTCTGGCTGCTCTACCGTGGTGCCCTGCTGCTCGCCGAGAACGCCGCCGAGCGCCTGCAGCGGGCCTGGGATAAGCCGGCACTGGGCGCGGCCGAACGCGGCGAGCTGGCGCTGCTGATCGCCGAGGCGCGGGTCGCCTCGGCCCGCGCGGCGCTGGAGATCAGCAGCCAGGTGTTCGAGGCCATGGGCGCGCGCGCCAGCGCCTCGCGCTACGGCTTCGACCGTTTCTGGCGCAACGTGCGGGTGCACAGCCTGCATGACCCGCTGGACTACAAGGTGCGCGACATCGGCCAGTGGCTGACCCGCGGCGTGGTCCCGACACCTTCGCTGTATTCCTGA
- a CDS encoding sigma-54 dependent transcriptional regulator: MSRPEYPQHALLTFTESEKSPLSIRAKALVFVDPRSRQLRDQANRLASSGLAVLIRGETGTGKELLARHIHRESERGGLFVAVNCAAISPRWGQAELFGHVAGAYAGGPGSRAGWFGSASGGTLYLDEIGDLPLALQAQLLQALETREVQRLGSQQATPVDVRLVAASSIDLARAVAAGTFDERLFHYLDEGRLDLPALRERPGDILPLAEYFLGIHAQRLGLAIPQIGPAAQAALEAHAWYGNTRELENSIHFALLVCGGAEILPQHLDLPGAASLPLIERQLGLLTPQERAELSRRLGA; the protein is encoded by the coding sequence ATGAGTCGCCCCGAATACCCGCAGCACGCCCTGCTGACCTTCACCGAAAGCGAAAAAAGCCCGCTGAGCATCCGCGCCAAGGCGCTGGTGTTCGTCGACCCGCGCTCGCGCCAGCTGCGCGACCAGGCCAACCGCCTGGCCAGCAGCGGTCTGGCCGTGCTCATACGAGGCGAAACCGGCACCGGCAAGGAGCTATTGGCCCGGCATATCCACCGCGAGAGCGAACGCGGCGGGCTGTTCGTCGCCGTCAACTGCGCGGCCATCAGCCCGCGCTGGGGTCAGGCCGAGCTGTTCGGCCATGTCGCCGGGGCCTATGCCGGTGGCCCCGGCAGCCGCGCCGGCTGGTTCGGCTCGGCCAGTGGCGGAACCCTCTACCTGGACGAGATCGGCGACCTGCCCCTGGCGCTGCAGGCCCAGTTGCTGCAAGCCCTGGAGACGCGCGAGGTGCAGCGGCTCGGCAGCCAGCAGGCCACCCCGGTGGACGTGCGCCTGGTCGCCGCCAGCAGCATCGACCTGGCCCGGGCGGTGGCCGCCGGCACCTTCGACGAGCGCCTGTTCCACTATCTCGACGAGGGCCGCCTCGATCTGCCGGCGCTGCGCGAGCGCCCCGGCGACATCCTGCCGCTGGCCGAGTACTTCCTCGGCATCCATGCCCAGCGCCTGGGCCTGGCCATCCCGCAGATCGGCCCGGCCGCCCAGGCGGCACTGGAGGCCCATGCCTGGTACGGCAACACCCGCGAACTGGAGAACAGCATCCACTTCGCCCTGCTGGTGTGCGGTGGTGCGGAGATACTGCCGCAGCACCTCGATCTGCCTGGCGCTGCATCGCTGCCGCTGATCGAGCGGCAACTGGGGCTGCTGACGCCGCAGGAGCGGGCGGAACTGTCGCGCCGCCTGGGGGCCTAG
- a CDS encoding RBBP9/YdeN family alpha/beta hydrolase → MASQSIHYLILPGWQGSPAEHWQSHWQRSLPSASRVEQADWDHPDPQRWVAALGREVAAARGPLILVAHSLGCVTLARWAAQAPVASLRKVRGALLVAPADVERANCPEALRGFAPISRDLLPFPSLLVGSDNDHAASAQRALQMARDWGSQAAILPGAGHINVKSGHQRWEQGFAYLYRLQRQIEQLERLRA, encoded by the coding sequence ATGGCCAGCCAGAGCATCCACTACCTGATCCTGCCGGGCTGGCAGGGTTCGCCCGCCGAGCATTGGCAGAGCCACTGGCAGCGCAGCCTGCCGAGCGCCAGCCGGGTCGAGCAGGCGGACTGGGACCACCCCGACCCGCAGCGCTGGGTTGCCGCCCTGGGGCGCGAAGTGGCGGCCGCCCGCGGCCCGCTGATTCTGGTGGCGCACAGCCTCGGCTGCGTCACCCTGGCGCGCTGGGCCGCGCAGGCGCCAGTGGCCTCGCTGCGCAAGGTGCGCGGCGCCCTGCTGGTGGCGCCGGCCGATGTCGAGCGCGCCAACTGCCCCGAAGCCCTGCGCGGCTTCGCGCCGATCTCCCGCGACCTGTTGCCCTTCCCCAGCCTGCTGGTGGGCTCGGACAACGACCACGCCGCCAGTGCCCAGCGTGCCCTGCAGATGGCCCGCGACTGGGGCAGCCAGGCCGCCATCCTGCCGGGTGCCGGGCATATCAACGTGAAGTCCGGCCACCAGCGCTGGGAGCAGGGCTTCGCCTACCTGTACCGCCTGCAGCGGCAGATCGAACAGCTGGAGCGCCTGCGCGCATGA